A window from Zingiber officinale cultivar Zhangliang chromosome 7A, Zo_v1.1, whole genome shotgun sequence encodes these proteins:
- the LOC122001911 gene encoding vegetative cell wall protein gp1-like encodes MARRLFLILHYLLFCSLAASAFDVTSILSQFSDFSTFTYLLARTRLADEINTQKGGVTVLTVQNGGLPIAAMSDQPDDVLKKILSLHVILDYLDATRLRRMSTHTAILTTLFQASGRASGFDGFLNVTDVDRGVAISSAAPGSPPGSYFVKVLATLPQSISVLQISNVIFPPETGGAWSDGGRAVSRRSPAPAPNWGPTAPVMDPPGMGGVPPTATWWSNIVIPPSGELSEPPSTEPAIIPAFSPEKTPSETPFSPSTAPSPPTPASMIGFPPGESPIVAPEQPDMPTWPHITSPPDASTPTPSTVAEEAPPAVSPDIAPRQPTRPPIGLPPRTSRRTPLAPGMAPALPTRPPGGSIVMGPTRPPSQHTPDIPPRREPSMGPTSPQHVQPLWPPNMAPTPFGWPIPRSPPGEAPARSQRTEPTESPSSSSRLPPGAAPPRKPPRMGPASTPVASRVPEMEPVSPEFPGGIVRLPPSLTPSASRRRLITKQPSEGMLIETNPTSTTIDPTSPPRTSETQEEPQGVARVSVALAILAVLLGAFCL; translated from the coding sequence ATGGCGCGTCGTCTCTTCCTGATTCTCCATTATTTACTCTTCTGTTCTTTGGCGGCCTCTGCCTTCGACGTCACTAGCATCCTCTCGCAGTTCTCTGACTTCTCCACCTTCACTTATCTCCTCGCCCGCACTCGCCTCGCCGACGAGATCAACACCCAGAAGGGCGGCGTCACCGTCCTCACCGTCCAGAACGGCGGATTGCCCATCGCTGCCATGTCCGACCAACCCGACGACGTACTGAAGAAGATCCTCTCCCTCCACGTCATCCTCGACTACTTGGACGCCACCAGGCTCCGCAGGATGTCGACCCACACCGCCATCCTCACCACGCTCTTCCAAGCCTCCGGCCGGGCCTCCGGCTTCGACGGCTTCCTCAACGTTACTGACGTCGACAGAGGCGTCGCGATCAGCTCCGCGGCGCCGGGCTCCCCGCCGGGATCCTACTTCGTCAAGGTCTTGGCGACGCTACCTCAATCCATCTCCGTGCTACAGATCAGTAACGTCATTTTCCCTCCGGAGACGGGCGGCGCTTGGTCCGACGGCGGCAGAGCAGTAAGTCGCCGGTCCCCAGCTCCGGCACCGAATTGGGGACCTACTGCACCGGTGATGGACCCACCGGGCATGGGCGGCGTACCGCCAACGGCCACTTGGTGGTCAAATATCGTGATTCCACCTAGCGGGGAACTTTCGGAGCCACCGAGCACTGAACCAGCGATAATACCGGCATTCTCGCCTGAGAAAACACCTTCCGAGACGCCGTTTTCTCCGAGTACGGCACCTTCTCCGCCGACGCCGGCGTCAATGATCGGATTTCCACCGGGCGAGTCGCCAATCGTGGCGCCTGAACAACCAGATATGCCTACGTGGCCTCATATAACGTCGCCCCCTGACGCTTCCACGCCGACACCGAGCACGGTTGCCGAAGAAGCGCCGCCTGCTGTGTCACCCGACATCGCGCCTAGGCAACCGACGCGGCCCCCCATCGGGTTGCCACCTCGGACATCGCGGCGAACGCCACTGGCACCCGGAATGGCACCGGCTCTGCCGACGCGGCCACCGGGTGGGTCCATCGTCATGGGACCCACTCGACCGCCATCTCAGCATACGCCTGATATTCCACCGCGCAGGGAGCCGAGCATGGGGCCCACGTCACCGCAGCACGTTCAACCGCTGTGGCCGCCCAACATGGCGCCCACCCCATTCGGGTGGCCCATTCCGCGGTCGCCACCTGGCGAAGCGCCTGCCAGATCACAGAGAACGGAGCCCACGGAGTCACCATCTTCCTCCAGTAGATTGCCACCAGGTGCGGCGCCGCCACGGAAGCCACCTCGGATGGGCCCTGCTTCGACGCCAGTTGCCTCGCGAGTGCCGGAAATGGAACCGGTTTCACCGGAGTTTCCCGGCGGGATCGTTAGATTGCCACCTAGCTTAACCCCGTCGGCTAGTCGGCGGCGGCTGATCACGAAACAACCCTCTGAGGGGATGTTGATTGAAACCAACCCGACTTCGACGACGATTGATCCCACATCGCCTCCAAGAACCTCGGAGACACAGGAGGAGCCTCAGGGCGTGGCAAGAGTAAGTGTGGCTTTGGCCATTCTCGCCGTGCTTTTGGGCGCTTTTTGTCTATGA